One Tiliqua scincoides isolate rTilSci1 chromosome 9, rTilSci1.hap2, whole genome shotgun sequence DNA segment encodes these proteins:
- the LOC136660548 gene encoding arylacetamide deacetylase-like 4, protein MGFLPAFLLLILAAFCTLLILLVVGSIYIHATTTEIPPGVEQPAKFRLLHVIVIGFGLLGNIFENFRICSQLQVIRYLQNRLTRAKDPALFIKDVKFKDVPVRMYQHKVPSGGRRKGIVFFHGGGGVMGSTDTHDKMCSYFARESGSVVVSVDYRLAPEHKYPVPLDDCLAATTHFLEAAEDHMVDPAQVIVAGDSAGGNLATAVCQILAGRPGLPKVRAQILIYPCVQGIDFNLPSYQQNQTVPFAFREEAVSCVLQCLKGESSLLKELLEGSHVPVTQKLQYQKWLSADHIPKEFKARGYKPPVTMPCKDDVYEAVKALSSPGFSPLLAEDAVISQLPEACIVTCEYDILRDDGLLYKKRLEDHQIPVTWYHIANGFHGILTFIELGWFSFPSAKKGMDDIVKFIKSL, encoded by the exons ATGGGATTCCTGCCTGCATTCCTGCTTTTAATCCTAGCTGCTTTCTGCACACTTCTGATTTTGCTGGTTGTGGGAAGCATTTACATCCATGCCACCACCACAGAGATTCCTCCTGGAGTGGAGCAGCCGGCAAAGTTCCGACTCCTTCATGTCATAGTCATTGGCTTCGGTTTACTG GGAAACATTTTCGAGAATTTTCGTATATGCAGCCAACTTCAGGTTATCCGGTATCTGCAAAACAGGCTAACACGAGCAAAAGACCCTGCGCTCTTCATAAAGGATGTGAAGTTCAAAGATGTGCCTGTCCGAATGTACCAGCACAAAGTTCCCTCTGGTGGCCGAAGGAAGGGCATTGTCTTCTTCCATGGAGGCGGAGGGGTGATGGGGAGCACTG ATACCCATGACAAGATGTGCAGCTATTTCGCCAGAGAAAGCGGATCGGTGGTTGTGTCTGTTGA TTACCGCCTGGCTCCTGAGCACAAGTATCCAGTGCCCCTCGATGACTGTCTCGCTGCCACCACCCATTTTCTGGAAGCCGCAGAAGACCACATGGTGGATCCTGCACAGGTCATTGTTGCAGGCGATAGTGCTGGAGGCAACCTTGCAACTGCTGTTTGCCAAATCTTAGCAGGCAGACCTGGCCTTCCAAAGGTGCGGGCCCAGATCCTCATCTATCCGTGTGTCCAGGGAATAGACTTCAACTTGCCTTCATATCAGCAAAATCAAACCGTGCCCTTTGCATTCAGGGAAGaggctgtttcttgtgttttgcAGTGTCTGAAAGGGGAATCATCTCTCTTGAAAGAGCTCTTGGAAGGCTCTCATGTTCCTGTCACCCAAAAATTACAATACCAGAAATGGCTGAGTGCAGACCACATTCCCAAAGAATTTAAGGCCAGAGGCTACAAACCCCCGGTAACCATGCCCTGCAAGGATGACGTCTACGAGGCAGTTAAGGCTTTGAGCTCGCCAGGTTTCTCCCCCCTTCTTGCTGAGGATGCTGTGATTTCCCAGCTGCCAGAGGCATGCATTGTGACCTGCGAATACGATATCCTGAGGGACGATGGCTTGCTCTACAAGAAAAGATTGGAGGACCACCAGATCCCAGTGACTTGGTACCACATTGCTAATGGCTTCCATGGCATTTTGACCTTCATTGAACTGGGCTGGTTCAGTTTTCCTTCTGCAAAGAAGGGGATGGATGACATTGTCAAGTTCATCAAAAGCTTATAa